The Quercus robur chromosome 7, dhQueRobu3.1, whole genome shotgun sequence genome has a segment encoding these proteins:
- the LOC126691115 gene encoding uncharacterized protein LOC126691115, which produces MRILRGGPWTFDNQLLMLKRWHKGMIVGNMKWEHASLWIQIWGAPFDMVSPIVASKVGSRLGVVEEVEKQRQQDEQNIFIWVRVALPIAKPLCRGSYIAGPSGEHTWIQFKYKRMPIFCHFCGLLGHNLRHCASHYAPEKNGGVGEYQYGD; this is translated from the coding sequence ATGCGCATCCTACGAGGGGGGCCATGGACGTTCGACAACCAACTCCTCATGCTAAAGAGGTGGCATAAAGGTATGATTGTTGGGAACATGAAGTGGGAACACGCATCTCTTTGGATACAAATCTGGGGAGCCCCTTTTGACATGGTATCTCCTATTGTTGCATCAAAGGTCGGAAGCAGACTGGGGGTTGTGGAGGAAGTTGAGAAGCAAAGACAACAGGATGAACAGAATATTTTTATATGGGTCCGAGTTGCTCTACCTATTGCAAAACCACTATGTCGTGGGAGTTATATTGCAGGACCCAGTGGAGAACATACATGGATACAATTCAAGTATAAGAGAATGCCtatcttttgtcatttttgtggctTGTTGGGCCACAATTTGCGCCACTGTGCAAGTCATTATGCACCAGAAAAGAACGGAGGTGTAGGTGAATACCAGTATGGTGACTAG